AGGCAGCAGGCGAAAGTGTTCGGCCTATCTCTGGATCGAATAGGGCTCGGCGAGCTGGACGTTGATGACGAGCTCTTGTAGCTAACCAGCCCGGTTGAGGAACAGTGACTGGAAGCCGTCCGTGTCCGGCGCTTCGATGTTACCTTGCAGTGAGTTCCACTCGACGAGACCGTTGGGTGGATTGTCGGCTCCAGTCGAGGCCAGAGAGCAGTTCCCCCCCCCAAGCAGAGCCCCGCTCCCCGCGTGGTAAAATTCAACCTCAGGTCCAAAATCAAGTGACTAAATAGAGTGCCACGTTGCCGCAAGGTCGGGTGCGCCCTAAGAGACCGTCTGGAATCTTCCAAAGGAAAGCACCGCATGAACCGTTGCTGCATCTTCGTCCTCGTCTTGTTCTTGGTCGCACCTCTGGCTTCCGCGGAGCTAGTCATCGTAGATCTCGGCAACGAGCCGCCGCCGGCGATGGTGGGGCCGTATCCGATGACGGCGGCGGACCTGGCGGAGCAGGAGAAACTGGACGAAGGAGAGCCGGTGATCTTCGGGTTCTCCATGGAGGTGGTGGGCAACCTCCTTTTTAATCTACCATTCCACCCGCCGTTCCCGATCCGTCGCACCGTGCCTACCACGTGGCCCGAATGGGGGCACGGCTATCAGGGCCCCGTCTTTCACTTCGAAGAGCTCACGGGGTACTCCATGCTTTTTCGGGACGAGGCCACTGCTTTCTATTTCTATGCACGTCCTCGGGGCAGCAGGGCGACCATCGAGGTTTTGTTTGAGGGGCAGAGCACCGGGCCCATTGACCTCGAAGCTGAAGACGGACCGCGCGGGTTTGCCTTCTACGGCACGGATCACGAGACCTTCAATGCTCTCGGTTTTCGCTTGATCGATGGTGCGGCAGGTCTGGGGATCGCCGAATTCGGCGCGGCGAACCTATCCTCGGCCTGCACTATTGGACTGATCCAGCCAGGGCAGACGGTCGAAGGGCAGTGGACCGACGATTGCAGAGCCACCTACGATCCGTCGTTGAATACGCAGTTTTTCTCCTTCGAGCTGGAGGATACGACCGCCCTTGAGATCGAGCTTGAGGCAATGACCGGGTTGGCGGAACTGCAGCTGTTTCCCGGGCGGGTCACGTCGGGCTTTGCCATCGACAGGGACTATTCGTCTGATCCAGACGAGCCTGCGCGGATCGTCCTTGAGCTTGAAGCTGGCACGTATACCATCGTAGCCGGAACGCCCAGGGCCTCGATGCCCTTTCCGCGCTTCATACTCCGTTTGCGGGAGATCGCAGGGGTCTGCAGTTTCAGTTCTGGGACACTTTGTATCGACGATTTTGAAGATGATCGAAGGTTCGCCGTCAACGTCGACTACGACTCGGCCATCGCGGGCCATTCGGGAAGAGCTCACCGTAGTCGTTCCGAATTCGACCGGGGAGGCATCTTCTACTTCTTCGATGAGGACAACCCCGAGGTCATGATCAAAGTGCTTCGCGGCTGCCCCGTTACCGGCCACTATTGGATCTTCGTCTCGGCAGTGACCAACGTCGGTTTTACCGTAACCGTCAGAGACACCATCACCGGCGAGATCTGGACCTACGAGAACCCCGACCGGAACGTGGCCCTTCCGGTGCAGGATTTGCGGGCTTTTGCTTGCGATGAAGATGGCTGACCGAACTGTGGCACGCATCGACACGCCGTGGCTGGGAAAAGGCCGGGGACGGCTGGGCGATTGGGTGACCCAACGATGGGTCCAGGCCACGGGGCGACGGGTCTCTGCTACAGAAAATCCGTGGCTGGACCTGCTATCCGGCGATACGGACGTCATCGGCACGGATTTCTTCGCCCGTGTCGCCGAGAGAGAGGGGCTCGTTCTCACCCGGAGCGGAGCGCCCCGCGGGTTGGTGCCGGACCTCTTTGTCTTGGAAGGGCCGGATTGCTCGATCCGGGAGCTCCATCCGGCGGTCGTCGCCTTTTACGAGCGGACCTCCGAGTACGAATTCGACGTTTGGTCGGAATGGAGTGGGTTCTTCCGGCCCTTCGGCCAAATGCTGGCGCTCTTGTTCAGCCGGCGCCTGCAGCAGCTCAATGTTCCGCTTTCGC
The DNA window shown above is from Acidobacteriota bacterium and carries:
- a CDS encoding PPC domain-containing protein, yielding MNRCCIFVLVLFLVAPLASAELVIVDLGNEPPPAMVGPYPMTAADLAEQEKLDEGEPVIFGFSMEVVGNLLFNLPFHPPFPIRRTVPTTWPEWGHGYQGPVFHFEELTGYSMLFRDEATAFYFYARPRGSRATIEVLFEGQSTGPIDLEAEDGPRGFAFYGTDHETFNALGFRLIDGAAGLGIAEFGAANLSSACTIGLIQPGQTVEGQWTDDCRATYDPSLNTQFFSFELEDTTALEIELEAMTGLAELQLFPGRVTSGFAIDRDYSSDPDEPARIVLELEAGTYTIVAGTPRASMPFPRFILRLREIAGVCSFSSGTLCIDDFEDDRRFAVNVDYDSAIAGHSGRAHRSRSEFDRGGIFYFFDEDNPEVMIKVLRGCPVTGHYWIFVSAVTNVGFTVTVRDTITGEIWTYENPDRNVALPVQDLRAFACDEDG